A stretch of the Octopus bimaculoides isolate UCB-OBI-ISO-001 chromosome 8, ASM119413v2, whole genome shotgun sequence genome encodes the following:
- the LOC106884438 gene encoding guanine nucleotide-binding protein subunit gamma-1 isoform X2 — protein MKQIEEFKMNKLQEGLQQQRKIVEQLRLEAAINRMRVSECIEDIKKFTDTRLEEDYLIKGFPRPGDNPFKEKGSCTIL, from the coding sequence AATTCAAGATGAATAAGCTGCAAGAAGGGCTGCAACAGCAACGGAAAATTGTAGAGCAGCTGCGTCTGGAAGCTGCCATTAACCGGATGCGAGTGTCCGAGTGCATAGAGGATATCAAGAAATTCACGGACACGCGTCTAGAGGAGGATTATTTAATTAAAGGCTTCCCTCGACCTGGTGACAACCCGTTTAAAGAGAAAGGCAGCTGTACAATATTGTAA